A genomic stretch from Actinomadura rubteroloni includes:
- the cas4 gene encoding CRISPR-associated protein Cas4 has translation MTEEIQVPLSALEHYDYCPRQAGLILLESSYADDASTVRGNLLHQRVHEPGEETRPGVRVLRALPVWHDELGLNGVCDAVELHDDGNVVPIEYKAGSYVKGGPADVQLAAQAICLEARFATRIAQGYIYSGADRRRHAVPVDDILRRRVVAISEEVRAVLTGTVLPGPVADARCRRCSMNELCMPKLLANQKRYANELARRFRPAAESSGDD, from the coding sequence ATGACGGAAGAGATCCAGGTCCCGCTGTCCGCGCTCGAACATTACGACTACTGCCCGCGTCAGGCCGGCCTCATTCTGCTGGAGAGCAGCTACGCCGACGACGCGAGCACCGTCCGCGGGAACCTGCTCCACCAGCGCGTCCACGAGCCGGGGGAGGAGACCAGGCCGGGAGTGCGCGTTCTTCGTGCGCTCCCGGTCTGGCACGACGAACTCGGCCTGAACGGGGTCTGCGACGCGGTCGAACTGCACGACGACGGAAACGTCGTCCCGATCGAGTACAAGGCCGGTTCGTACGTGAAAGGCGGGCCGGCGGACGTCCAGCTCGCCGCGCAGGCGATCTGCCTGGAAGCGCGGTTCGCGACCCGGATAGCTCAGGGCTACATCTACTCGGGCGCGGATCGGCGCCGCCATGCCGTGCCCGTGGACGACATCCTCCGCCGCCGGGTGGTCGCCATCAGCGAAGAAGTCCGAGCCGTTCTCACCGGCACGGTGCTGCCCGGCCCGGTCGCCGATGCACGATGCCGCCGCTGCTCGATGAACGAACTCTGCATGCCGAAGCTGCTCGCCAACCAGAAACGCTACGCGAATGAACTCGCTCGTCGATTCCGACCCGCAGCCGAAAGTTCCGGGGATGACTGA
- the cas8c gene encoding type I-C CRISPR-associated protein Cas8c/Csd1 — MLLKHLADHAEQRPKLPPDYYRVRSVKWALQLDGDGNPMAQGLASLATDDNPAGFPMPAPYVYRSGMKPPPALLVDTLQYVFAMPKDDSLGEEEEANRRNDAYVALLRRWRDSAPDDPRAAAVVSFFDRARHLNITLPEDAKHSDTVAILLSGDREYVHMRESAVECWRAVVRERKSTGNAKGVCLSCGQIGELLDTIPEPIKGGAIPSSNGRTRDAQLVSINKPAQGRGGTIQLGNTPICDRCGRAMAVLNSLLADPEHRFRGSDTVTVWWLRDEQELPLGSALDRADPADVDAVYKAVDKANEDIDTAVDNVFYAVTLGANQGRAVIRDWIDVPLTEALQHVTVWFDDHRLPDPWKGRERVLPLWQIAQSCGRWDSDKKRYVDKSAPDATYSALLRSALTGVPVPVWVLPHLLHRVRADSRIDLPRVALVQLVLSRPPFKETRVSNEENVAVIWGRAFAVLESIQRRAIPDVNTTIGDRYLSTAMTRPQATLTRLFPLANGHLKKLKNSKQQSSRAAGFALEVKLKALLEQLPDGGPPERFELRDQAAFIIGYSRQGSEDITRARAAANSAD, encoded by the coding sequence GTGCTGCTGAAACATCTGGCCGACCACGCAGAGCAGCGTCCGAAACTGCCTCCGGACTACTACCGGGTCCGTTCGGTGAAGTGGGCGCTGCAACTCGATGGCGACGGCAACCCGATGGCGCAGGGCCTGGCCTCGCTCGCCACCGACGACAACCCGGCGGGATTTCCGATGCCGGCGCCGTACGTCTACCGGTCGGGAATGAAGCCCCCGCCCGCTCTCCTCGTGGACACGCTCCAATACGTGTTCGCCATGCCGAAGGACGACTCGCTGGGAGAAGAAGAGGAGGCGAACCGGCGCAACGATGCTTACGTCGCGTTGTTGCGGCGGTGGCGGGACAGCGCTCCCGACGATCCCCGAGCCGCTGCGGTGGTGTCGTTCTTCGACAGGGCACGCCACCTCAACATCACCCTTCCCGAGGACGCCAAGCACTCTGACACGGTGGCGATCCTGCTCTCCGGAGACAGGGAATACGTCCACATGCGCGAGAGTGCGGTCGAGTGCTGGCGTGCGGTGGTACGGGAGCGCAAGAGCACCGGGAACGCCAAGGGAGTCTGCCTGTCGTGCGGCCAGATCGGTGAGTTGCTCGACACGATTCCCGAACCGATCAAAGGCGGCGCGATCCCGTCCTCGAACGGCCGGACCCGTGACGCCCAACTCGTGTCGATCAACAAGCCCGCACAAGGCCGTGGCGGCACGATCCAACTGGGCAACACGCCGATCTGCGACCGCTGTGGTCGAGCGATGGCCGTGCTCAACTCGCTCCTCGCCGATCCAGAACATCGATTCCGGGGCAGCGACACGGTCACCGTGTGGTGGCTGCGTGACGAGCAGGAACTCCCACTCGGGTCGGCGCTGGATCGCGCCGATCCGGCCGATGTCGACGCCGTCTACAAGGCTGTGGACAAGGCGAACGAAGACATCGACACCGCCGTGGACAACGTCTTCTACGCGGTGACGCTGGGCGCCAACCAGGGCCGCGCGGTCATACGGGACTGGATCGACGTGCCATTGACCGAGGCGTTGCAGCACGTGACCGTCTGGTTCGACGACCATCGCCTCCCCGATCCGTGGAAGGGCAGGGAACGCGTCCTTCCGCTGTGGCAGATCGCTCAATCGTGCGGACGCTGGGACTCCGACAAGAAGCGCTACGTCGACAAGTCAGCACCGGACGCGACCTATTCGGCTTTGCTGCGCTCGGCGCTGACGGGCGTACCCGTCCCGGTCTGGGTTCTGCCCCATCTGCTGCACCGCGTCCGTGCCGATTCCCGCATCGACCTGCCGAGGGTCGCGTTGGTGCAGCTCGTCCTGTCCCGTCCCCCGTTCAAGGAGACCAGGGTGTCCAACGAAGAGAACGTCGCCGTGATCTGGGGCCGCGCGTTCGCCGTCCTGGAGTCGATTCAGCGCAGGGCGATTCCGGACGTCAACACGACGATCGGCGACCGGTACCTCAGCACCGCGATGACGCGACCGCAGGCTACCCTCACGCGCTTGTTCCCGCTCGCGAACGGCCACCTCAAGAAGCTCAAGAACAGCAAGCAGCAGTCGAGCCGAGCTGCTGGATTCGCGCTCGAGGTGAAGCTCAAGGCCCTTCTTGAGCAGCTTCCGGACGGCGGCCCCCCCGAGCGTTTCGAGCTGCGCGACCAAGCCGCCTTCATCATCGGCTACAGCCGGCAGGGGAGCGAGGACATCACCCGCGCCCGCGCCGCCGCCAATTCCGCTGACTGA
- the cas1c gene encoding type I-C CRISPR-associated endonuclease Cas1c — MNSLVDSDPQPKVPGMTELLNTLYVQTQGASLFLEGDSIRIVIPEHTGRNIVPLRRIQEIVAFGNVNVSNPLLTRCAADARSVTWMSAGGRFLNRLDGPTRGNVLLRHAQHLHHANARATLETARGFVAGKLQNSRQILLKGARDAQRGQDEIRAKAENIAEAIIAIPEAGDLDVLRGIEGEASRRYFEGFRFLLRRDLDVGAFPSRIRRPPTDPINALLSFFYGLTRSIAQGAAEQVGLDPYIGFLHGLRPAKPALALDLMEELRAPIADRLALTLLNRRQLTAEHFETLPGGAVQLTEPGRTIALTAWREAMTKERPHRLHGRRIPTALLPAVQARILARHIRGELPDYMPWMI, encoded by the coding sequence ATGAACTCGCTCGTCGATTCCGACCCGCAGCCGAAAGTTCCGGGGATGACTGAACTCCTCAACACCCTGTACGTCCAGACGCAGGGCGCGTCGCTGTTCCTCGAGGGCGACAGCATCCGGATCGTCATCCCCGAACACACCGGACGGAACATCGTGCCGCTGCGGCGCATCCAGGAGATCGTCGCGTTCGGGAACGTCAACGTCAGCAACCCGCTCCTGACACGCTGCGCAGCAGACGCACGCTCGGTGACGTGGATGAGCGCAGGAGGCCGCTTCCTCAACCGACTCGACGGCCCGACCCGAGGAAACGTTTTGCTCAGACACGCCCAACACCTCCACCACGCGAACGCCCGCGCCACGCTCGAAACCGCCCGAGGATTCGTCGCCGGAAAGCTGCAGAACAGCCGCCAGATCCTGCTGAAAGGCGCCCGCGACGCACAACGAGGACAGGACGAGATCCGCGCGAAAGCAGAGAACATCGCCGAAGCCATCATCGCGATACCCGAAGCTGGCGATCTCGACGTCCTGCGCGGCATCGAGGGCGAGGCGTCCCGGCGCTACTTCGAGGGCTTCCGCTTCCTGCTGCGCCGCGACCTGGACGTAGGTGCCTTCCCGAGCCGAATCCGCCGCCCCCCGACCGACCCGATCAACGCCCTGCTGTCCTTCTTCTATGGCCTGACAAGGTCGATAGCGCAGGGAGCAGCGGAGCAAGTCGGCCTGGACCCGTACATCGGCTTCCTCCACGGCCTACGCCCGGCCAAACCGGCCCTGGCACTAGACCTCATGGAAGAGCTGCGCGCACCCATCGCGGACCGTCTGGCACTCACCCTGCTCAACCGCCGCCAGCTCACGGCAGAGCACTTCGAGACCCTGCCCGGCGGCGCAGTACAACTCACCGAGCCAGGCAGGACCATCGCCCTGACCGCATGGCGCGAGGCCATGACGAAAGAACGCCCACACCGCCTCCACGGACGAAGGATCCCGACAGCACTCCTTCCAGCTGTCCAGGCACGCATCCTCGCGCGCCACATCCGCGGCGAACTCCCCGACTACATGCCCTGGATGATCTGA
- a CDS encoding universal stress protein, whose translation MGSHVLVGYDGTKESEHALRWAAREARLRRLPLTVCHVWRWPYPDSYVDADTVTIVKRMADHILDQGVALAHDAVPAVRIVKRLLDGPPYAALMHEAQTAEVIVVGSHQPGGVPLGSTSIRLAATAHCPVLVVRDRAETFSEVVVGVDGSAASDAALAFAYEEATLRGWSVRAVYGSWEPSAAPNGDLALYGDSEELRRVCGARLERAVAPWQTKFPDVTTRTALDLRPPRETLLEEAGSAGLVVVGNRGVGGLEPLRLGATSSAVLQHAPGTVAVVPPA comes from the coding sequence ATGGGGTCGCACGTCCTCGTCGGCTACGACGGCACCAAGGAGAGCGAGCACGCCCTGCGCTGGGCGGCGCGGGAGGCCCGGCTGCGCCGCCTGCCGCTGACCGTCTGCCACGTCTGGCGCTGGCCGTACCCGGACTCCTACGTCGACGCCGACACCGTCACGATCGTCAAGCGCATGGCCGACCACATCCTCGACCAGGGCGTCGCGTTGGCCCACGACGCGGTACCGGCCGTCCGGATCGTCAAGCGGCTCCTGGACGGGCCGCCCTACGCGGCGCTGATGCACGAGGCCCAGACCGCCGAGGTGATCGTCGTCGGGTCCCACCAGCCCGGCGGGGTGCCGCTCGGGTCGACGTCGATCCGGCTGGCGGCGACGGCGCACTGCCCCGTCCTGGTCGTCCGGGACCGGGCCGAGACGTTCTCCGAGGTCGTCGTCGGCGTGGACGGCTCGGCCGCCAGCGACGCCGCGCTCGCCTTCGCCTACGAAGAGGCCACGCTGCGGGGCTGGAGCGTCCGCGCGGTGTACGGCTCGTGGGAGCCGAGCGCCGCCCCCAACGGCGACCTGGCGCTCTACGGCGACTCCGAGGAGCTGCGGCGCGTCTGCGGCGCCCGCCTCGAACGCGCCGTCGCGCCCTGGCAGACCAAGTTCCCGGACGTCACCACCCGCACCGCCCTGGACCTGCGCCCACCCCGCGAGACGCTGCTGGAGGAGGCCGGTTCCGCCGGGCTCGTCGTCGTCGGCAACCGGGGCGTCGGCGGCCTCGAACCGCTTCGCCTCGGCGCGACCAGCAGCGCGGTACTGCAACACGCGCCCGGGACCGTCGCCGTCGTCCCGCCCGCCTGA
- a CDS encoding helix-turn-helix domain-containing protein encodes MATHTLTVRGRRLIQELRRAREEAGFTQAQVAEEMGWSESKQIKLERGIQPAKVADVRAMLSLYKVSDELADTLIQLAKDATRKDWWHSYTDAIPQWFEVFVGLETEAAEIRSYQSELIPGLLQTPDYHRAYLRAALLDDGDENEIERTIELRRQRQKRLEAVDAPTFWAILNEAAIRRFDQAETARVQLKYLLDRSELPSVTMQVLPFSAGMHAAQDLAPFVIFGFPESADLDVVYIESEHGSLYLQEKKHVTRYNDVFNHLRAKAHDADRSRALIAQAIREV; translated from the coding sequence ATGGCAACTCACACGCTGACTGTGCGCGGCCGTCGGCTGATCCAGGAGCTTCGGCGTGCTCGTGAGGAGGCCGGCTTCACCCAGGCGCAGGTCGCGGAGGAGATGGGCTGGTCGGAGAGCAAACAGATCAAGCTCGAACGCGGCATCCAGCCGGCCAAGGTCGCGGACGTGCGCGCGATGCTCAGCCTCTACAAGGTGTCGGACGAGCTGGCGGACACGCTGATCCAGCTCGCCAAGGACGCCACCCGCAAGGACTGGTGGCACAGCTACACCGATGCAATCCCGCAGTGGTTCGAGGTCTTCGTCGGTCTGGAGACCGAGGCCGCGGAGATCCGCAGCTACCAGAGCGAGCTGATTCCGGGCCTGCTTCAGACGCCCGACTACCATCGGGCCTACCTGCGGGCTGCCCTGCTCGACGACGGCGATGAGAACGAGATCGAGCGGACGATCGAACTCCGCCGCCAGCGCCAGAAGCGCTTGGAAGCCGTCGATGCGCCCACGTTCTGGGCCATCCTCAACGAAGCTGCTATTCGGCGGTTCGATCAGGCCGAGACGGCGAGAGTGCAGCTCAAGTACCTACTGGACCGGTCGGAGCTTCCTTCGGTCACGATGCAGGTGCTGCCGTTCTCAGCGGGGATGCACGCTGCGCAGGACCTCGCGCCGTTCGTCATCTTCGGCTTCCCGGAGTCCGCCGACCTGGACGTGGTCTACATTGAGTCGGAGCACGGGTCGCTGTACCTCCAGGAGAAGAAGCATGTGACCCGGTATAACGACGTGTTCAACCATCTGCGCGCGAAGGCGCACGACGCTGACCGGTCGCGTGCGCTGATTGCGCAGGCGATCCGGGAAGTCTGA
- a CDS encoding universal stress protein, protein MTTTLVVGVDGSAASLTAVEWAAAEASRRETSLRAVCVTTPGPPDAETILDQAVTRARPHISAPHLTTAVTTGQPAAALIDAASDASILIVGSRGRGGRTGLLLGSVALQVTSHAPCPVISVRGDPSSTHGEVAVGIDGSPGSQAALAFAFNAANVRDKPLRAVQAWTTPPPNAAPHVPDPELIEDAEVQTTLADALAEAGKPYPNVRVIPDATQTRPVRALTNASTQADLLVVGSRGRGGFKGLLLGSVANAMLHRSACPVAVVHP, encoded by the coding sequence ATGACCACAACGCTGGTAGTCGGCGTAGACGGCTCAGCCGCCAGCCTGACGGCCGTCGAGTGGGCAGCAGCCGAAGCCTCCCGCCGCGAGACGTCCCTAAGAGCCGTCTGCGTGACAACCCCAGGCCCACCCGACGCCGAAACCATCCTGGACCAAGCGGTGACCAGAGCCCGCCCCCACATCTCAGCCCCGCACCTGACCACCGCCGTAACAACAGGCCAACCAGCCGCCGCCCTGATCGACGCCGCCTCAGACGCGTCGATCCTGATCGTCGGCTCAAGAGGCCGAGGAGGCCGCACAGGCCTCCTCCTAGGCTCGGTAGCCCTCCAGGTAACGTCCCACGCCCCCTGCCCCGTGATCTCAGTACGCGGCGACCCGTCGTCCACGCACGGCGAGGTGGCAGTGGGCATAGACGGCTCCCCAGGCTCGCAGGCAGCCCTGGCGTTCGCGTTCAACGCAGCCAACGTCCGGGACAAGCCCCTACGAGCAGTCCAAGCCTGGACGACCCCACCACCCAACGCCGCCCCCCACGTCCCCGACCCAGAACTGATAGAGGACGCAGAAGTACAAACGACCCTGGCCGACGCCCTAGCCGAAGCAGGCAAGCCCTACCCGAACGTCCGCGTGATCCCCGACGCAACCCAGACCCGCCCCGTAAGAGCCCTGACCAACGCCTCAACCCAAGCAGACCTGCTGGTAGTGGGCTCCCGAGGCCGAGGAGGCTTCAAGGGCCTACTCCTAGGCTCAGTGGCAAACGCGATGCTCCACCGCTCAGCCTGCCCCGTAGCGGTAGTCCACCCCTGA
- the cas2 gene encoding CRISPR-associated endonuclease Cas2, with product MELLLTYDVSTIDPPGRNRLRRVAKLCEGYGMRVQKSVFEIVCSDADLLVLLDKVQRIIDHDQDSIRIYRVPKGSLRDVKTLGTAAPLPHDDALIL from the coding sequence ATGGAACTTCTACTCACCTACGACGTCAGCACCATCGACCCACCCGGAAGAAACCGCCTGCGCCGAGTAGCGAAACTGTGCGAAGGCTACGGAATGCGCGTCCAAAAGTCGGTCTTCGAGATCGTCTGCAGCGACGCCGACCTCCTCGTCCTCCTGGACAAGGTCCAACGGATCATCGACCATGACCAGGACAGCATCCGGATCTACCGCGTTCCCAAGGGCTCTCTCAGAGACGTGAAGACGCTCGGCACGGCCGCACCTCTACCGCACGACGACGCGCTCATCCTGTAG
- a CDS encoding ATP-binding protein, giving the protein MGFGDCTHGRRQPLLGGDVQSAKPPTDIPVTNRPPATTRLAHTEEPARQTLSSEVPAAAVPTVTRQYPASLAAAGVARDQTRNALQRWGLAALASDAVLIVGELMANAVEVSGVLDRIGVHVRAERTRIVLAVWDGDAALPAPRHVELSLEALDLDEDNWDDNGGWGLTIVQSLSSACWIEQTPPRGKWVCAALTHGRM; this is encoded by the coding sequence ATGGGATTCGGCGATTGCACGCACGGCCGACGTCAACCGCTGCTCGGCGGTGACGTCCAGAGCGCCAAACCACCCACCGACATACCGGTCACGAACCGGCCACCCGCCACGACGAGACTTGCGCACACTGAGGAACCGGCACGTCAGACCCTGTCCAGCGAAGTCCCGGCCGCTGCCGTGCCGACGGTGACGCGGCAGTACCCGGCATCGCTGGCCGCCGCGGGGGTCGCACGCGACCAGACTCGGAACGCGCTGCAGCGCTGGGGCCTGGCGGCGCTGGCCTCCGATGCGGTCCTGATCGTCGGGGAGCTGATGGCCAACGCGGTCGAGGTTTCTGGCGTCCTGGACAGGATCGGCGTCCACGTTCGGGCCGAGCGCACACGGATCGTCCTGGCCGTATGGGATGGCGACGCCGCGCTCCCCGCGCCCCGGCACGTCGAGCTGTCGCTGGAAGCCCTCGACCTCGACGAGGACAACTGGGATGACAACGGCGGCTGGGGACTGACGATCGTCCAGTCCCTCAGCTCGGCGTGCTGGATCGAACAGACTCCGCCACGCGGCAAATGGGTCTGCGCCGCTCTAACTCACGGCCGCATGTAA
- a CDS encoding universal stress protein, with protein sequence MGDRHAARGVVVGFDGSPKSEKAVLWAAVEARRRAVPLTLCHAWEVYMSAGPMTFPDTDLKLAAEQLLEHGVERAREEWDNVESVLGRGSASSVLMDAAAEAELVVVGSRSHSKFGNLVIGSAAVEMTAHSPCPVVVVREEKQTHERVESGNVVVGVDGSEASRQAVGVGFTEAHLHRTSLVVLLAWPRSVESGVLPLLNADDLRGLAQDRLARLIAPWRDEYPEVKVDARVEIGPPREVLLEASADAGLLVVGSRGLGGFRGLLLGSVSRALLDQAPCPVAVAHAPEPSGG encoded by the coding sequence ATGGGTGACCGGCACGCGGCACGCGGCGTCGTCGTCGGGTTCGACGGCTCGCCCAAGAGCGAGAAGGCCGTGCTCTGGGCGGCCGTGGAGGCCCGCCGGCGCGCGGTGCCGCTCACGCTGTGCCACGCCTGGGAGGTCTACATGAGCGCGGGGCCGATGACGTTCCCCGACACCGACCTCAAACTCGCCGCCGAACAGCTCCTGGAACACGGCGTGGAACGCGCCCGGGAGGAATGGGACAACGTCGAGTCCGTCCTCGGGCGCGGCTCGGCGTCCTCGGTCCTGATGGACGCCGCCGCCGAAGCCGAACTGGTCGTCGTCGGCTCGCGCAGCCACAGCAAGTTCGGCAATCTCGTCATCGGCTCGGCGGCCGTGGAGATGACGGCCCACTCACCGTGCCCGGTGGTCGTGGTGCGCGAGGAAAAGCAGACGCACGAACGCGTCGAATCCGGGAACGTGGTCGTAGGCGTGGACGGCTCCGAGGCGTCCCGCCAGGCCGTAGGCGTCGGCTTCACCGAAGCCCACTTGCACCGGACGTCACTCGTCGTCCTTCTCGCCTGGCCCCGAAGCGTCGAGAGCGGCGTGCTGCCGTTGCTGAACGCCGACGACCTGCGCGGCCTGGCCCAAGACCGCCTGGCCCGCCTCATCGCCCCCTGGCGCGACGAATACCCCGAGGTAAAGGTGGACGCCCGAGTAGAAATCGGCCCTCCCCGCGAAGTCCTCCTGGAAGCCTCGGCCGACGCCGGCCTCTTGGTAGTCGGCTCCCGAGGCCTGGGCGGCTTCCGCGGCCTGCTCCTGGGCTCCGTAAGCCGCGCCCTTCTAGACCAGGCCCCCTGCCCAGTGGCGGTGGCCCACGCCCCCGAGCCCTCCGGCGGATGA
- a CDS encoding DUF397 domain-containing protein has product MIRSNASTITGADVPNVRWQKSSFSGRNGDCVEAATLGAVHLARDSKDPDGPVLAFSRDTWAGFVGAAKAGDFDFG; this is encoded by the coding sequence ATGATCCGATCCAACGCGAGCACTATCACGGGTGCCGATGTGCCTAACGTCCGGTGGCAGAAGAGCAGCTTCAGCGGAAGGAACGGCGACTGCGTCGAAGCAGCGACTCTTGGGGCCGTCCACCTGGCGCGTGACTCCAAGGACCCGGACGGTCCCGTCTTGGCCTTCAGTCGGGACACTTGGGCCGGCTTCGTCGGAGCGGCCAAGGCCGGAGACTTCGACTTCGGCTAG
- a CDS encoding bifunctional aminoglycoside phosphotransferase/ATP-binding protein, translated as MTGAEVRETHTAVVFFVGDRAYKLKKPVDLGFVDFRDRAARERACRAEVRLNRRFAPDVYLGVADVTGPDGDLCDHLVVMRRLPAERRLAALVRAGEPVDDALRATAKLLASWHARAPRGPEITADGGRDALRARWEQGFAQVRLDGQNEIEERVHRFLAGRADLFAAREDRIVDGHGDLLADDVFCLDDGPRVLDCLEFDADLRHLDGLDDAAFLAMDLERLGAPEEARKFVGWYAEFAADPAPPSLLHHYVAYRAFVRARVACLRAAQGAPDPGADALAGLALRHLRAGAVTVVLVGGLPGTGKSTLAGGLAARLGATVLGSDRVRKELAGLTPETSAAAPYATGLYAPEHTRRTYAELAGRAARLLRRGETVVLDASWTSAEHRALAAEAAQREHADLVAIECRAPGDVTAARLRNRGPGASDADRDTARSMAGRADPWPEAVPLDTTGPALDRALEIVRARAR; from the coding sequence ATGACGGGAGCAGAGGTGCGCGAGACCCACACCGCCGTCGTGTTCTTCGTCGGCGACCGCGCCTACAAGCTGAAGAAGCCCGTGGACCTCGGGTTCGTGGACTTCCGCGACCGCGCGGCCCGCGAGCGCGCCTGCCGCGCGGAGGTGCGGCTGAACCGGCGGTTCGCCCCGGACGTGTACCTCGGCGTCGCCGACGTCACCGGCCCGGACGGCGATCTCTGCGACCACCTGGTCGTCATGCGGCGGCTGCCGGCGGAGCGGCGGCTGGCGGCGCTCGTCCGCGCGGGGGAGCCGGTGGACGACGCGCTGCGCGCCACGGCGAAACTGCTGGCGTCCTGGCACGCGCGGGCGCCGCGCGGCCCGGAGATCACGGCGGACGGCGGCCGGGACGCGCTGCGCGCCCGCTGGGAGCAAGGGTTCGCGCAGGTCCGGCTGGACGGCCAGAACGAGATAGAGGAGCGCGTCCACCGCTTCCTCGCCGGACGGGCCGACCTGTTCGCCGCGCGCGAGGACCGGATCGTGGACGGCCACGGCGACCTGCTCGCCGACGACGTCTTCTGCCTGGACGACGGCCCGCGCGTCCTGGACTGCCTGGAGTTCGACGCGGACCTGCGCCACCTGGACGGCCTGGACGACGCCGCCTTCCTCGCCATGGACCTGGAACGCCTCGGCGCCCCCGAGGAGGCGCGAAAGTTCGTCGGCTGGTACGCCGAGTTCGCCGCCGACCCCGCCCCGCCGTCCCTGCTGCACCACTATGTCGCCTACCGGGCGTTCGTCCGGGCGCGGGTGGCGTGCCTGCGGGCCGCGCAGGGCGCGCCGGACCCCGGCGCCGACGCGCTCGCCGGCCTCGCGCTGCGGCATCTGCGGGCGGGCGCGGTGACGGTCGTCCTGGTCGGCGGCCTGCCCGGCACCGGGAAGTCCACGCTGGCGGGCGGGCTCGCGGCAAGGCTCGGCGCGACCGTCCTCGGCAGCGACCGCGTCCGCAAGGAACTCGCCGGCCTGACCCCGGAGACGTCCGCCGCAGCGCCCTACGCCACCGGTCTCTACGCGCCCGAGCACACCCGCCGCACCTACGCCGAGCTGGCCGGACGCGCGGCGCGGTTGCTGCGGCGCGGCGAGACGGTCGTGCTGGACGCGTCCTGGACGTCCGCCGAGCACCGCGCGCTCGCGGCCGAGGCGGCGCAGCGCGAGCACGCCGACCTGGTCGCGATCGAGTGCCGCGCCCCAGGCGACGTGACGGCCGCGCGGCTGCGGAACCGCGGGCCGGGCGCGTCCGACGCCGACCGCGACACGGCGCGGAGCATGGCCGGGCGCGCCGACCCGTGGCCGGAAGCCGTCCCGCTGGACACGACGGGCCCGGCGCTGGACCGGGCGTTGGAGATCGTCCGGGCTAGGGCGCGCTGA
- the cas7c gene encoding type I-C CRISPR-associated protein Cas7/Csd2, whose protein sequence is MTTAPHLDPARKHDFVLLFDVRDGNPNGDPDAGGLPRTDPETGEGLVTDVAVKRKIRNMISLLKEGTPGYDIYVEAGVSLNSQHERAYTALKLDAKKKKDAILAAQRWMCETFFDVRMFGAVMSTGTQQAGRVQGPVQLTFARSVDPVFPAEHSITRVTQTKTEHIDKGETTEMGNKRTIPYGLYVGYGHFSAPLAKKTGVTSDDLAVLWRSMQLMFEHDRASSRGEMALRGLHVFTHSDAFGNAPAHELFELMSVRAQVAGPPRSFSDYQVKLDESGIPDGVTYTRVVG, encoded by the coding sequence ATGACGACAGCGCCCCATCTCGACCCCGCTCGCAAGCACGACTTCGTCCTGCTCTTCGACGTGCGCGACGGAAACCCGAACGGCGACCCGGACGCCGGCGGCCTGCCCAGGACCGACCCCGAGACCGGCGAAGGGCTGGTCACGGACGTCGCCGTCAAGCGCAAGATCCGCAACATGATCAGCCTGCTGAAGGAAGGCACACCCGGCTATGACATCTACGTCGAGGCGGGTGTCTCCCTCAACTCCCAGCACGAGCGCGCCTACACGGCGCTGAAGCTCGACGCGAAGAAAAAGAAGGACGCCATCCTCGCGGCGCAGCGGTGGATGTGCGAGACGTTCTTCGACGTCCGGATGTTCGGCGCGGTGATGTCCACCGGTACCCAGCAGGCGGGACGCGTCCAGGGGCCGGTCCAGCTCACCTTCGCGCGGTCGGTCGATCCCGTCTTCCCGGCCGAACACAGCATCACCCGGGTCACGCAGACCAAGACCGAGCACATTGACAAGGGCGAGACGACGGAGATGGGGAACAAGCGCACCATTCCGTACGGCCTCTACGTCGGATACGGTCACTTCAGCGCGCCATTGGCGAAGAAGACCGGCGTCACGTCCGACGACCTGGCGGTCCTGTGGCGGTCGATGCAGTTGATGTTCGAGCACGACCGCGCGTCGAGCCGCGGCGAAATGGCGCTGCGCGGCCTGCACGTCTTCACGCACAGCGACGCGTTCGGCAACGCGCCCGCGCACGAGCTGTTCGAGCTGATGTCGGTCCGCGCGCAGGTGGCAGGCCCGCCGCGCAGTTTCAGCGACTACCAGGTCAAGCTCGATGAGTCCGGGATCCCCGACGGCGTCACTTATACCCGGGTCGTCGGCTGA